The following proteins are co-located in the Synechococcus sp. UW179A genome:
- a CDS encoding Nif11-like leader peptide family natural product precursor, with protein MALDHLKAFLVLMQNDPDLKDAVLASSTADDVARIAADRGYEFAGDELLRFSGQKVGRVTVSKRETPGEYN; from the coding sequence ATGGCTCTTGATCACTTGAAGGCGTTTCTGGTTCTGATGCAGAACGATCCAGATCTGAAAGATGCCGTGCTTGCTTCGTCTACTGCTGATGATGTGGCCAGGATCGCTGCTGATCGTGGCTATGAATTCGCCGGCGATGAACTGCTGCGCTTTTCTGGTCAAAAAGTGGGGCGTGTCACTGTCTCGAAGCGTGAAACTCCCGGCGAATACAACTGA
- a CDS encoding DoxX family protein, translating to MSEETSNQFSSDLCLLILRVSAGVLMIHHGLEKLQDPAGFTSFIVDQYFSFLPFDHVLWTYLAAYTQIIGSVVLIFGIATRPAVIGLLSTMLFAMTFHLLDTGLQGAPFAVVDAHNYEFETSALYLFIFLVLAIAGSGSLSLSRIYRDRFPLPLRGWV from the coding sequence ATGAGTGAAGAAACGTCGAATCAATTTTCCTCTGACTTGTGCTTACTGATTCTGCGTGTATCAGCAGGTGTCCTCATGATTCACCATGGTCTTGAGAAGTTGCAGGATCCTGCTGGATTTACCTCATTTATTGTTGATCAGTACTTTTCATTCCTACCTTTCGATCATGTCCTCTGGACATATCTTGCTGCCTACACTCAGATCATCGGATCGGTTGTTCTCATCTTTGGGATCGCGACTCGTCCTGCCGTGATTGGGTTACTGTCGACCATGCTGTTCGCCATGACCTTTCACCTTCTCGACACCGGTCTTCAAGGTGCTCCATTTGCTGTTGTTGATGCTCACAATTATGAATTTGAGACCTCAGCGCTTTACCTGTTTATTTTCCTGGTTCTTGCCATTGCCGGCTCAGGATCGCTGAGTTTATCGAGGATCTATAGAGACCGTTTCCCACTACCTCTACGAGGCTGGGTATGA
- a CDS encoding early protein (E6), whose protein sequence is MPSKPRNRVGEIYGRLTVVRASDRRTKSGNAYWWCRCSCGKEREVPSDKLSTNTARKKPVITACLVCSRELQVEGVCAKNDREERQRREDAQRQRDALTGQVPDSWLRLPLTDAHARELGQVLFFRGIICLRGHLAPYRINGGCLACAGQKPSAHSSLMPINTGSAEKPS, encoded by the coding sequence ATGCCATCGAAACCCCGCAATCGTGTTGGCGAGATCTATGGGCGATTAACCGTGGTTCGAGCCTCCGATCGCCGTACCAAAAGTGGTAATGCCTATTGGTGGTGCCGTTGCAGCTGTGGCAAAGAAAGAGAAGTCCCAAGTGACAAGCTCTCAACAAACACCGCACGCAAAAAGCCCGTAATCACTGCTTGCCTGGTCTGTTCAAGAGAGCTGCAGGTCGAGGGTGTCTGTGCCAAGAACGATCGTGAAGAACGACAGAGACGAGAAGACGCTCAGCGACAACGCGATGCATTGACGGGACAAGTACCGGACAGTTGGCTGCGACTGCCACTGACCGATGCCCATGCTCGCGAACTAGGTCAGGTCTTGTTTTTTCGTGGGATTATTTGCCTACGAGGACATCTGGCCCCCTATCGCATCAATGGCGGCTGTCTGGCATGCGCAGGCCAGAAACCCTCTGCTCACTCAAGCCTGATGCCAATCAACACAGGCTCAGCTGAAAAGCCATCGTGA